gtatctgctcatacggcatcttaagtgctcgaaggagtttctgtgactcgtacatgctctttggcagaatgtggccctccggaagcagggtgccaatcatggccaacatcttatcgaagccaggtcgactcaagtttaactcggacttcaaccccattaagcgtccaatggcatccagttgagacaccattgactgatcgtgaaggggtttctgtaccgagtccatcatgtcgtagaacacctgtgcggctgcctccatctcctccttctcacatcCCTCATCGaattgtccttggtgaaagtcatctaacatgtctgctaccccggcatcagcatcaaaagcctccacctgtggtctcaccacctcctctctcatacgatgggcttcaccatggtggacccaccgggtgtagtccggcataaatccattcttcacaagatgtttacccatttccaccatgtttacccttctcctatttccacatttgctgtagggacacaaaactaggcaatgtcctttagcagcgttgccaaatgcactgttcaagaaagcatcggtcttgttcatccattctgtggtgtaatcactctgacttctccagcccgtgtacatccactgacggtcatccatcctctaacatatgtatcagcgagtaatgtaaccatcaattgcatctacatggtgttcctactgtctaataggtgaggatatgtcctaatcccacccgcagatgcgtagatgaagttagttttcatgctctactcctatccgagacagaatttcggcagcacctccccgctgttctctagatacacggtggcaccctgcttccggatCTCTTTcaaatgggagacgcctaactgggttacgcgatctacgaccatgatacgaaaagaggggttatacctagggtggcggtggagtcaggctagcggggccgtggtgggtcggtgcagtggcgagacgacgTGGTGCAAGCAGATCGGCACGGTGGCAAGAACTCCGACTCAACTCCAACggactcttctctacaaaaatggaacaaaatactgtcatttaaaaaaaatcggcaaacctcccctgcacggtgaggttttcaaaacctgcaaaaaacaatggcacgatggccgacaagcacatatgtctcaagagaagccatgtagtttggatatcaatccatgcagaagaatatatccaagtagtaccactacttgtactactacttccactattgctactactaccattggttctactactactactaccactattgctacaactactaccattagttgtactactactaccactacttctactactactaccactaattctactactaatactaccactagttgtactactactaccactagtacaactaatactactacaactaggTATGATATCACGTACGATGTAGAGATGTCCTAGTTTGTAAGCACCGTACATGACAATGTGtatgaaatcttctgaaatttttatcatagcctccacatatgatatcacgacatctcaacaagtttcatgattttcggacattgtttgctttttatagaatttaaaaacacttcacacgcaatttcacggacatgtttcgtgaacaagatgtccgataTTTCGGGTccattcctggatacggcctctcacaacactcactaacatgactatcaatttttgaatcattaaattccattattcgtaccacatgcagttcaaatttctatttttcgaaaaaattcaagtaaacaaaataaagtaactaaatatatcaaaaagccacaaaaaatctccaaattgtaactaggagttcctggtgctttaaaagggctgcacaaaaaaattagaggccaaaaacaaaaaacaaaaaaaactttgccgagtaccagggcctggcactcggcaacaaagatggttttaattttttttaaaaaaatttcctctttgccgagtgcatccacaggagcactcggcaaagaaattataaaaaaaattaaatctttgccgagtgccgtgccaagggcactcggcaaagtatttttttaaaaaaaaattctttaccgagtgccagatctgagacactcggcaaagaattttaaaaaaaataaatctttgccgagtgccagatctggagcactcggtaaagaattttttttttaaaaaaaatcaaatctttgccgagtggctaacagcaggcactcggcaaagaaggccgtgaccgaacaccgtttcacgggcagcctatgccgagtgtagagattttgctGAGAGTCTGGTACTcgacaaagaagtcctttgccgagtgtccggcactcgataaagaactctttgccgagtgcaacacttggcaaagaaggtctttaacgagtgtccgatttttgacactaAGTAAAGTGTCTGTTTCCAGTGGTGTGTGGCCGCGGCGCCTGACCAAGACCATCTGGTGTGGTACGTATGTGACCGTATCCCGCCTTGTTTCTCTTCGGTTTCCCGTCGATAAGACTAGTTTACGATTCGCTCTttaatttaatatatatatatatagagagagagagagagagaagagtctTGTTTTTAGTTGATCGAGTTCATCAGATTTGTTGCTATCGTTTGCCATCGTCGGTACAGAGATATGGCTTCATCGGATAAAGAAACCCCGGGGCGCAGCTCCCGTACGGCGATGGATCCCGTCACCTTCACCGCCGGTGAGTCCAGTTCTCCTCTCCTCTACTCTACACCCACAACATGTCCCGTAGTCAGCGCCTCCGGCTCCCGGTCAGGGGTGATTGTTTCTCAGAAGCGTCACGCCCGCAGCCCGCTCGCTCTTCTTGCAGGAGAAGCGCTCGACGAAAAGCGGCAAAGGACGACGGCAAGCATCAACAACACAGCGGCTGTGGCGGTGCCGTGGGCGTTCATTCTGGCGGACATTCTGGGCGTTGTACTCCGCTTCCTGCCCTGCCTCGCCGACCGCTCTGCCGTGCGCTCCGTGTGCCGGCACTGGCGTGCCGCCGCGCAGGGGCACAGCCTGCCGCCGCCGCTACCGCTCCTCGTGCTCCCCAGGCTCAGGTTCTTCAGCTTTTCCACCCAGGGGGCAGTCGTCGCTATGCGCCGCGTGTGGATGCCTGAGGAGGTGGCCACCGGCCATGTCGGCTGCGTGGGATCTTCCGAAGGATGGCTTCTTGTGGCGAGACCCTGCGAAGATGCCGCCGGCTGCGAGCGCTTCCTGGTGAACGCGCTCTCTCATAATGTCGTCCGTCTGCCCCGTCTGCATGCTCCCTACTGCACCACCTCTGGTGAGCACCCCTGGACTGCCAACGATGACCCCAAGCTGTATTCAAGGTCACTCGACCACGTTGTGCTATCTGCTCCGCCTGGCTCGGCGACGAAGTGCATAGTGGCTGGCTTCTCCTGCCGCAGGCCTGTGCCCGGGCTCTCAGACTGGCGTGGCTTGCCTGGGATTACGCTGTGGCAGCCTGGGATGAAGACATGGTACGTCTACCAATCTCGCTGGGTTAACTGGTTGAGTGACCTTGTGTTCCACCAGGGGAAACTCTACATGCTCCGCAGGTACTGGCACACCTTCCAATCACCATTGCTCTTCGCTTTTACACTCGGGGAAGATGAACATGGGGTCAATGTCTCTGGCCTTGAGCATCGAGTGACTATGCCGCCGTTCCCCCGTCCCGGCCCTGCGAACTGGGCAGCGAGGTGCAACTTGGTGCAATGGCGTGGCCGGCTGGTGGTGATAATAAGATATGTGGATTCTTACATATCGTTCTCCCATACTGAGAAGGTTGATGTGTTTGCCTTGGACCTCAGCATAGACCCTTGTGGTGTCACTGAGATCCGCAGCTTCGATGGCGATTGTGTCTTTGTCGATCTATGCCGCTGCACTTCCTTTCCTGCCGGCTCGTATGAGGGTGTCCAAGGTGACTCTATCTACTTTATCGATAAGTATAAGAAGGGCGACGAGCCTAGTTATGTGACAACTGTGTACAACATGAGAGATGGTACAGTGAAGCCCTTCACTGCTGAGTTATTGTCGGGTAACCCAGCAGAGGACAATCTCGCGAGCCCAGTGTGGATGATCCCTCCCGAATGAACTGCAGATTAAGTCTGATATATCTTACCTGGTGCTGTCACTTATTTAAATTTGCAGGATTCTCAGATAATTACAATATGTCTATTATATTTTAGAACCATTTTCGGGCACTTGTGTTTCTTTGAGTTGCTGTCGATATATATGATTGGATTCTTGCATAAATTCTGTCATGGACTTTCTGTATGCAATAATTGAAGTCTTTGCATCTGTGATCTGATGGCAGTCTTTTATTTTCTACTCGCTGTTTCACTGAACCTGGAATATGTTGATGTTGGTTTACTGGACCAATGTGAGTTGTGGGGCTCTGCTATTGTTAGTGGCATTGTGGCTCTTTGAAAGTCTGGTGAATGTAATTTGCTCTAAAAATAATACAATAAAATATCGTAAGTAAATTGCCacagttttttttcctaaaaaaaaaagcATAAGCGTGACACCATGATCTTCTGTGAATTAGCAGTAACAATAATAATCAGATAAAAGGCCATAAGTCAATTTTGTTCTTTATGAATTCAATTGGAGGCATCATCTCATTTGGTTCTTCTGGTTGAGTACTGTAGTTTATATCATGGGATTACTTTTCCTATTCGCTGAATAATGCTTCTATCAAGTTCCAGAAATTAAGCTAAAAAGCAAACGCGCAGGATCTGGAGGTTCAGCCCGCACACCCCACCTGCccgcacctctctctctctctctctctctctctctctctctttccggTGAGCACGTCACCGGCAACCTCCTCcccgcgccggccatggcggatgcagtggcggcggcggtggatccaCGCTAGGTAGGCCTCctccttctctctcctctctcctcctcttaATCTCTAAGCAGGCCATAAactatcgtggattatttactgctgactggtttgatgtgagagaaaaatactgttctggctagaaatttacgatcgtttacgatcaagcgaacatgctgaagaTTCAATCGCCACTCTTTCAACTTCTTTATATTGTAGAAAAATCATGTCTATTTGATTGCTAACATTATCAAGTCATTCATAATATAGTGAGATCAGGAATTCACCggattatatataaaaattctaTAAAGGTATACCCTTAGGTAAAATCCGAGATCCACCATTGATGGCTTCATCGGATCAAGAAACCCAGGGCGGAGCTCTCGGATGGAGATGGATCCCGTCGCCGACACCGCCAGTGAGTCCGTAGTCACAGCCTCAGGCGACGACCGCAGCCCTCTTGCGGTTCTTGCAGGCGAGGCGCTCGACAAAAAGCGGCAGAGGACGACAAGCATCGACGACGCGGCGGCGTCGCTGTGGGTGTTCATTCTGGCGGACATACTAGGCGTCGTGCTCCGCTTTCTGCCCTCCCTCGCCGATCGCGCCTCCGTGCGGTCCATGTGTCGGCACTGGTGTGACGCCACGCACGGGCACAGCCTGCCGCCGCCGCTACCACTGCTCCTGCTCCCCAGGTTCAGGTTCTTCAGCTTTTCCACCCATGGGGCAATTGTCGCCATGCGCCGCGCGTGGATGCCTGAGGAGGTGGCCACCGGCCTGATATTGGTGCGGTTGAGGGAAACACAGAATATCATGCATGCAAGTGAAATGATTTTGCTGATCATCCATGTGCAAATTGTTTGaaagttaaaaaaaagttaaatTAAATTCCAATTGCGCCGTTATGTTTCTTACAGTAATTTTTTCAAAGCAAGATCTCACTTGGgtatatttagaaaaaatatcaaataaCATTTTTCTCATAAAGATAGAATACTTTTTATTGAGCAGATATAATGTTCTAGTTCTTAAGACAAATGTTCTAAAACAAAAATGATATATTGCAGGAACATAACAAAATATATTATATaaagataaattttcttttatGGAATCTCACCCTAAGACAATCTAGAACATCTTACTTATAAATGTGAACATAACaaaatacattatagaacatcacatgtatactaccgAACATCAAATATATACCCCAAGAACATGATAAAATACATCATGTTTACCACGTGAATATTATAAAATACATCATAGATCATCACATGTATAATACATGAACGCTATAAAATATATAATAAACAATCACGTGTATACTGATGAACATCACAAATGCATCACAAATAAAACATCACattatactacgtgaacatcataaaatataACCGAGAACATCACAAGTATACTACTAAACATCGCATGTATGCTACATGAACATCAAATATagcaaataaaaaataaaaataaagtaTTAAACTAAATAATTATAATAAAATAGCAAAGAAGAAAAATACAATAAAAACATGGATAACAAATGCTAAATatacaaaaataataataacttaaataaggaaaggaaaaaaataaagaaaatgacaTGTATAATGCACGAACATAACAAGTAACATATGAATACAAAACTTATAAAAAACTAAAGCATGAAAATGATTTTACCATAAAAACTTGAGTAAATGAAAATTACAAAATGAAACAAATAAAAATCTATAAAACAAAAAAGAGAAAGCAAAAataaatagaagaaaagaaagaaaaataaaaacatgaaaataaaaatgaaataaagaaacataaTTAACTAGAGTAAAAtattaataaaataaaaatgaaatTTAATAAAATCAAAAGACGAATAAAAGaccatagaaaagaaaaagaaaaagaaacaagaACAAGTATGGAACATATAAATAAAATCTAGAAATATAAATAAAGTAAAGATTAGAAAATATAAAGAATAATAAAAACccatagaaaaaagaaaaaaaggaacgtATAGTAATAAGAAAGtataataaaaaagaaagaaatgtgACACATTTATGTACCTGGGCTCATCATATTGTTCATCCATACCATGCAGGGCGGAACCGCGCTGCGCGAATGGTGGGCCATGGGCCATTCTTGTACATGACGGTTGATGATGGAAGGTGTAGGCGGCCAGGCGTGGGATGCTCGTGGTCGGCACGTGACTCGGGCCCGACTGGTCGGCCCTATATATGGGCATGCGTCCCATGGCACGACGGCCTAGCACGAAGCCCGCATTTTTTGCCCGGCACGTGCATGGCCCGGCCCGGTAGCGAGCATgcccgggctggcacggcccggtaCACAAGGCCGTGCCTAGGCCGCACCCTAGGCACGCGGGCTAGCCCGGCACGGCCCGCAATTTGGTGAGAGGCCCGATGGTGGCCTGGTGACCAATCTGGCCTGCTAAGAGCCCACCACCCTTTTGCTAAAAAAAGCCCACCAGGCTACCAGCTCCTTCCCCCGAACCCTAATTCCTTTCCCAAATCCATCATGCCTCTCCTAGCGCCGCACGCTCACACTTGCGAGCCGAGCGTCGCAGCGATGCGCTCCCAGCCCCTCTCACTCGACGACGCCGTACTCGGCTCCTACCCACTCCTGGTCGCACCGCACTCCTCCCCACTCTCGTCGCACCACGTAGGCCTATCCTGGCAGTCGCCCTCCTCCTCTACACCCCCCATGCAGCGCCTGGCTTCGAGCACGCCAGCGGCCGGCCTCGAGTAGCATGACCACCTCCATGCCCCTGCGCCGATGGCTGGTCTCATCCTCCACTCCCCATCGCGAGACGACCGGCTTCGACCTTCGAGCTCACCGGCGGTCGACCACTCGGCCTCAAGCGGTAGCGACCGCCGCCTCCATGCCCCAGCGCGgcctccccttccctccctcttgctccctctctctcggcaCTTGTGGGCCTTGGGCTGGCCAGCCCGTTGGCCGCGGCGTGCTTTTCGGGCCAGCCCGGCACGAAAATCAGCCCaacaggccgtgcttgggccgtcgGCTAGGCACGAAGCCCAGGgcggcatggcctggtggcacggTGGGCCCTGCCATGCCGTGCCTGGTCGGGCCATGCCAGCACGGGCCCATGCCGTGTCATGCTGGGCTGGCCCGTTTCCCATCTATATCGGACCCCATGATTCCCGGGGTGAAACCCTTGCTCACCGCTGCAGCCCAGCGGCGGTGGCAGGTGTGAGGGCGCCGGAGTCGGGGAAGAAGagctgttgtgtgtgtgtgtgtgttttgcgACTAAAAAACTGTTGTGCGAGGAGGTGAGGACGCGGAAATTCCAGATCCTGCACACGTCCCACTTAAATTTGGCGAGACCCACACAAAAGGCAAGCACCAGATAGTCTGGTGCGCTGATGGCCAATGACGCCTAGGTCTAAG
This sequence is a window from Miscanthus floridulus cultivar M001 chromosome 10, ASM1932011v1, whole genome shotgun sequence. Protein-coding genes within it:
- the LOC136484800 gene encoding uncharacterized protein, translating into MASSDKETPGRSSRTAMDPVTFTAGEALDEKRQRTTASINNTAAVAVPWAFILADILGVVLRFLPCLADRSAVRSVCRHWRAAAQGHSLPPPLPLLVLPRLRFFSFSTQGAVVAMRRVWMPEEVATGHVGCVGSSEGWLLVARPCEDAAGCERFLVNALSHNVVRLPRLHAPYCTTSGEHPWTANDDPKLYSRSLDHVVLSAPPGSATKCIVAGFSCRRPVPGLSDWRGLPGITLWQPGMKTWYVYQSRWVNWLSDLVFHQGKLYMLRRYWHTFQSPLLFAFTLGEDEHGVNVSGLEHRVTMPPFPRPGPANWAARCNLVQWRGRLVVIIRYVDSYISFSHTEKVDVFALDLSIDPCGVTEIRSFDGDCVFVDLCRCTSFPAGSYEGVQGDSIYFIDKYKKGDEPSYVTTVYNMRDGTVKPFTAELLSGNPAEDNLASPVWMIPPE